One Sanguibacter sp. HDW7 DNA window includes the following coding sequences:
- a CDS encoding glycine betaine ABC transporter substrate-binding protein — protein MTRMSRTNLRTTLAVAAALGLGLTLTACSVDDAGSAAPGKEVSIGIHSGWDEGIAVSHLFKVMLEDDGYRVTTETADPGIVYTGLAGGGLDLNFDMWLPITHADYLTKYGDDLEQLGSWYDEARLTIAVNEDAPITSLEELAGAADAFDGRLVGIEAGAGLTRITQDEVVPGYGLEKIDHVISSTPAMLAELKSRTGAGENVAVTLWRPHWAYDEFPVRDLEDPKGLLGDAEEIHTVARSGFSAAQPDVAALVKAFELSDDQLTSLENVMFNEDEGKDPDTSVRTWLAANPTFVEDLRAKAGLLP, from the coding sequence ATGACCCGCATGTCCCGCACGAACCTCCGGACGACCCTCGCCGTCGCGGCCGCGCTCGGCCTCGGCCTCACGCTCACGGCGTGCTCGGTCGACGACGCCGGCTCCGCGGCCCCCGGCAAGGAGGTGAGCATCGGCATCCACTCCGGCTGGGACGAGGGCATCGCTGTCTCGCACCTCTTCAAGGTCATGCTCGAGGACGACGGCTACCGGGTGACGACCGAGACCGCGGACCCCGGCATCGTCTACACGGGTCTTGCGGGTGGCGGTCTCGACCTGAACTTCGACATGTGGCTGCCCATCACGCACGCGGACTACCTCACGAAGTACGGCGACGACCTCGAGCAGCTCGGCTCCTGGTACGACGAGGCGCGCCTGACGATCGCGGTGAACGAGGACGCGCCGATCACGTCGCTCGAGGAGCTCGCGGGGGCGGCCGACGCGTTCGACGGGCGCCTCGTCGGTATCGAGGCGGGGGCGGGCCTCACCCGCATCACGCAGGACGAGGTCGTCCCGGGCTACGGGCTCGAGAAGATCGACCACGTCATCTCCTCGACGCCCGCGATGCTCGCGGAGCTCAAGAGCCGCACCGGCGCGGGCGAGAACGTCGCGGTGACGCTGTGGCGCCCGCACTGGGCCTACGACGAGTTCCCCGTCCGTGACCTCGAGGACCCCAAGGGTCTGCTCGGCGATGCGGAGGAGATCCACACGGTCGCTCGGTCCGGCTTCTCCGCGGCGCAGCCTGACGTGGCTGCGCTCGTCAAGGCGTTCGAGCTGTCCGACGATCAGCTGACGTCGCTCGAGAACGTCATGTTCAACGAGGACGAGGGCAAGGACCCGGACACGTCGGTCCGCACGTGGCTCGCGGCGAACCCGACGTTCGTCGAGGATCTCCGCGCGAAGGCGGGTCTGCTGCCCTGA
- a CDS encoding glycine betaine/L-proline ABC transporter ATP-binding protein yields MTAIRVENVDKVFGRRPQEAVRRLRAGATRDDVRQYGTAAVIDASFEVAAGEIFVVMGLSGSGKSTLIRMLNGLWRPTSGRVLLGDDDLATVSASRLRTLRRTTVSMVFQHFALLPHRTVLDNAAYPLEIQGVGTEERRERARAALELTGLGGWEDSLPGELSGGMRQRVGLARALTADTDILLMDEAFSALDPLIRREMQEQLVEIQQKLGKTIVFITHDLNEAMFLGDRIAVMRSGRIVQIGTAEEILTAPADDYVAQFVADVDRTRVLTASSVMLRPGVVLPAAAGPRRAARAMREAQVAAAFVVDRDRVLLGFVRDSDVVDAARAGIPRLDGLVRNDVATVDEDTPLSEIFAPSAESLVPVAVTDDHGRLLGVVPRVTLLEAMVPPEIDLPDETAGDASHETVVGAGVTTVATNGVPDGYEPLPPDDGVPGLAPDVLPVAQTAASAAEVAAAEIAAAEVAAAAELDAPTDGGAR; encoded by the coding sequence ATGACAGCGATCCGCGTCGAGAACGTCGACAAGGTCTTCGGACGACGACCCCAGGAAGCAGTACGACGGCTCCGCGCCGGCGCCACCCGTGACGACGTGCGTCAGTACGGCACCGCCGCCGTCATCGACGCGTCCTTCGAGGTGGCGGCGGGCGAGATCTTTGTCGTCATGGGACTGTCCGGCTCCGGCAAGTCCACCCTCATCCGCATGCTCAACGGCCTGTGGCGCCCCACGTCGGGCCGCGTACTCCTGGGCGACGACGACCTCGCAACGGTGAGCGCCTCGCGCCTGCGCACCCTGCGCCGCACCACCGTCTCCATGGTCTTCCAGCACTTCGCGTTGCTGCCGCACCGCACCGTCCTCGACAACGCGGCCTACCCGCTCGAGATCCAGGGCGTCGGCACGGAGGAACGCCGCGAGCGCGCACGCGCCGCGCTCGAGCTCACGGGACTCGGCGGCTGGGAGGACTCCCTGCCCGGCGAGCTCTCTGGCGGCATGCGCCAGCGCGTCGGCCTCGCTCGCGCGCTCACCGCGGACACCGACATCCTCCTCATGGACGAGGCGTTCTCCGCGCTCGACCCGCTCATCCGGCGCGAGATGCAGGAGCAGCTCGTCGAGATCCAGCAGAAGCTCGGCAAAACGATCGTCTTCATCACGCACGACCTCAACGAGGCGATGTTCCTCGGCGACCGCATCGCCGTCATGCGCTCGGGTCGGATCGTGCAGATCGGCACGGCCGAGGAGATCCTCACCGCGCCCGCGGACGACTACGTCGCTCAGTTCGTCGCCGACGTCGACCGCACGCGCGTCCTCACCGCGTCGTCCGTCATGCTGCGCCCCGGCGTCGTCCTGCCTGCAGCAGCCGGCCCGCGCCGCGCCGCCCGCGCGATGCGCGAGGCCCAGGTCGCGGCGGCGTTCGTCGTCGACCGCGACCGCGTCCTGCTCGGCTTCGTCCGCGACTCCGACGTCGTCGACGCCGCCCGCGCGGGCATCCCACGCCTCGACGGTCTCGTCCGGAACGACGTCGCGACCGTCGACGAGGACACCCCTCTCTCCGAGATCTTCGCGCCGTCGGCCGAGTCTCTCGTCCCCGTCGCCGTCACCGACGACCACGGTCGCCTGCTCGGCGTCGTCCCGCGCGTCACCCTCCTCGAGGCCATGGTGCCCCCGGAGATCGACCTGCCCGACGAGACCGCGGGCGACGCCTCCCACGAGACCGTCGTCGGCGCCGGGGTGACGACCGTCGCGACGAACGGCGTGCCCGACGGCTACGAACCGCTGCCGCCCGACGACGGCGTGCCTGGGCTTGCGCCCGACGTGCTGCCCGTCGCACAGACCGCGGCCTCGGCCGCTGAGGTCGCAGCCGCAGAGATCGCTGCTGCGGAGGTCGCAGCCGCCGCCGAGCTCGACGCCCCGACCGACGGAGGTGCCCGATGA
- a CDS encoding HdeD family acid-resistance protein, with protein sequence MSAPRHADPAATTPVRDALADVGKRVWYLTLARGILLVIFGIVAMVAPMTTAWTLAIVLGATALVEGVVEIVEALRHRELGGTGLHVALGLINIAFGVIVLLMPGISLLVLVYTSAFWAIVHGIGEVVLAATIKGVPGGARVWGIIGGVLWAGFGVVLLTQPAVGLVALLWIFGVWAIVLGMFLVGLSFAVRRWAKEGVQAMGPLGEHATAGAHLAE encoded by the coding sequence ATGTCCGCACCGCGTCACGCAGACCCTGCCGCCACGACCCCGGTGCGCGACGCGCTCGCCGACGTCGGCAAGCGGGTCTGGTACCTCACCCTCGCCCGCGGCATCCTCCTCGTGATCTTCGGCATCGTCGCCATGGTCGCGCCCATGACGACGGCCTGGACGCTCGCGATCGTCCTCGGCGCGACCGCCCTCGTCGAAGGCGTCGTCGAGATCGTCGAGGCGCTCCGCCACCGCGAGCTCGGCGGCACAGGGCTTCACGTCGCCCTCGGTCTCATCAACATCGCGTTCGGCGTGATCGTGCTCCTCATGCCCGGGATCTCGCTTCTCGTGCTCGTCTACACCTCGGCGTTCTGGGCGATCGTCCACGGCATCGGCGAGGTCGTCCTCGCCGCGACGATCAAGGGCGTGCCGGGCGGTGCGCGGGTCTGGGGGATCATCGGTGGCGTGCTCTGGGCGGGCTTCGGCGTCGTCCTGCTCACGCAGCCGGCGGTCGGGCTCGTCGCGCTCCTGTGGATCTTCGGGGTGTGGGCGATCGTGCTCGGGATGTTCCTCGTGGGCCTCTCGTTCGCTGTGCGCAGGTGGGCCAAGGAGGGCGTCCAGGCGATGGGCCCGCTGGGCGAGCACGCGACGGCCGGGGCGCACCTCGCGGAGTGA
- a CDS encoding metal-sensitive transcriptional regulator, translating into MEHTTATATHGYVQDKDAYLKRLARIEGQVRGIARMVENDTYCIDILTQVAAVTKALHAVSVGLVGDHLGHCVVDAAKQSDEAGAAKVAEATDAIARLLR; encoded by the coding sequence ATGGAGCACACGACCGCCACCGCGACCCACGGCTACGTCCAGGACAAGGACGCCTACCTCAAACGCCTCGCCCGCATCGAGGGCCAGGTCCGCGGCATCGCCCGCATGGTCGAGAACGACACGTACTGCATCGACATCCTCACGCAGGTCGCCGCCGTGACGAAGGCCCTCCACGCCGTGAGCGTCGGCCTCGTCGGCGACCACCTCGGCCACTGCGTCGTCGACGCCGCCAAGCAGTCCGACGAGGCCGGCGCGGCCAAGGTCGCCGAGGCGACCGACGCGATCGCCCGCCTGCTCCGCTGA
- a CDS encoding proline/glycine betaine ABC transporter permease, translating into MSDTLMPRLPLGDVVADAVDVITKSGKDVFDSIKTGFLAVYDVLELALTSPPAWGVILLVAALAWWVKGWRLSLGSAAGLVLVAAVDQWHNAMATLALVLLASVVAIVLAVPLGIWAARSDRVSAVLRPVLDLMQTMPAFVYLIPTVVVFLTGVVPGLVATIIFALAPGVRFTELGIRQVDPEVVEAGHAFGATEGRILRQIQLPLALPTIMAGVNQVIMLSLSMVVIAGLTGAPGLGRDVVAALQRINVSLGVEAGLSVVILAMILDRITAALADRAPVARALARG; encoded by the coding sequence ATGAGCGACACCCTCATGCCCCGCCTGCCCCTCGGCGACGTCGTCGCCGACGCCGTCGACGTCATCACGAAGTCCGGCAAGGACGTCTTCGACTCGATCAAGACCGGCTTCCTCGCCGTCTACGACGTCCTCGAGCTCGCGTTGACGAGCCCGCCTGCGTGGGGCGTCATCCTTCTCGTCGCCGCCCTCGCATGGTGGGTCAAGGGCTGGCGTCTCAGCCTCGGCTCCGCCGCGGGCCTCGTCCTCGTCGCCGCTGTCGACCAGTGGCACAACGCGATGGCGACGCTTGCGCTCGTCCTCCTCGCGAGCGTCGTCGCGATCGTCCTCGCCGTTCCGCTCGGCATCTGGGCCGCTCGCTCCGACCGCGTCTCCGCGGTCCTGCGGCCCGTGCTCGACCTCATGCAGACGATGCCCGCGTTCGTCTACCTCATCCCGACCGTCGTCGTCTTCCTCACGGGCGTCGTCCCTGGGCTCGTCGCGACGATCATCTTCGCGCTCGCCCCCGGCGTGCGCTTCACCGAGCTCGGCATCCGCCAGGTCGACCCCGAGGTCGTCGAGGCCGGGCACGCGTTCGGCGCGACCGAGGGTCGCATCCTGCGTCAGATCCAGCTGCCGCTCGCGCTCCCGACGATCATGGCCGGCGTCAACCAGGTCATCATGCTGTCGCTCTCGATGGTCGTCATCGCAGGCCTTACCGGCGCCCCCGGCCTCGGCCGCGACGTCGTCGCCGCCCTGCAGCGGATCAACGTGTCCCTCGGCGTCGAGGCCGGTCTGTCCGTCGTCATCCTTGCGATGATCCTCGACCGCATCACCGCAGCCCTCGCCGATCGCGCTCCCGTCGCCAGGGCGCTCGCGCGCGGCTGA